A genomic segment from Chitinophaga niabensis encodes:
- a CDS encoding PKD domain-containing protein translates to MKLLYSITAALLLAACSPESEKMDLVSAAPATFTAVPLAANPNKIVVTSTTSGGFIWKWQYGASGTSAKEKDTLTFSKKGNYNIQLTVFTRGGFTTAAQAVTIANDLPAVDILKGGNMEAGSEAHWTLLNTGGAQTTIAIAGGVMRFSNTANSNGGIYQAINVIAGKEYTFSGKVKGAGATNSWFEVVFGTTAPVQGADYSGTKWNSMNTWSGCGILPFNGDLAEIGCDGDGKGKGGKMKFTATGKVYMVIKAGSSGGTLGTGGIEIDDIKFLEEQ, encoded by the coding sequence ATGAAGTTACTATATAGCATAACGGCTGCTTTATTACTGGCAGCCTGTTCTCCTGAATCAGAAAAAATGGACCTCGTTTCTGCTGCACCGGCTACTTTTACTGCAGTGCCGCTGGCAGCGAACCCTAACAAGATCGTAGTGACCAGTACCACTTCCGGCGGATTTATCTGGAAGTGGCAATATGGTGCCAGTGGTACCTCCGCAAAAGAAAAAGATACGCTCACCTTTTCCAAAAAAGGTAATTACAATATACAGCTCACTGTTTTCACCAGGGGTGGATTTACCACAGCAGCACAAGCGGTGACCATTGCAAACGATCTGCCCGCAGTAGATATCCTCAAAGGAGGAAATATGGAAGCAGGCAGTGAAGCACACTGGACCCTGCTGAATACCGGCGGCGCACAAACCACTATTGCCATAGCAGGTGGTGTGATGAGGTTCTCCAATACGGCCAATTCCAACGGTGGTATTTACCAGGCCATTAATGTAATAGCAGGGAAGGAGTATACTTTTTCCGGAAAGGTAAAAGGCGCCGGTGCTACCAACTCCTGGTTTGAAGTGGTATTTGGTACCACTGCCCCTGTACAGGGTGCAGATTACAGCGGTACCAAATGGAATTCCATGAACACCTGGTCCGGATGCGGTATCTTGCCTTTCAATGGAGACCTGGCAGAGATCGGTTGTGACGGAGATGGAAAAGGTAAAGGCGGAAAGATGAAATTCACGGCTACCGGTAAAGTGTACATGGTGATCAAAGCTGGCAGCTCCGGCGGTACATTAGGTACCGGTGGTATAGAAATTGACGATATTAAATTTTTAGAAGAGCAATAA
- a CDS encoding glycoside hydrolase family 30 protein translates to MKQKISLTLIVWAFSAICCKGNGGDAPGPVGPPPGPPGPIASDVAFWLTKPDKSVLFQKQNVSLVFKDAANAFPTITVDDTQSFQGIDGFGYTLTGGSATLINSLSPAKQDALLKELFLWDSTFIGVSYLRVSIGASDLSASTFSYNDLPAGQTDPDLLQFSISKEQTDLIPVLKKIVALNPHIKILGSPWSAPTWMKTNNDFKGGSLKPEFYGVYAKYFVKYIQAMKAEGITIDAITPQNEPLHGGNNPSMVMQAAEQAAFIRDHLGPAFRAANITTKIITYDHNADRPDYPADILKDAGARQFVDGSAFHLYGGSISALTQLHNAFPDKHIYFTEQWVGGPGNFAGDLQWHISTLIIGATRNWSRNVLEWNLAADANYKPHTEGGCTTCLGALTIGTDVSRNVAYYIIAHASKFVRPGSVRIASDISGNLENVAFKTPDGKKVLIVLNNGNAPQSFNIRFNGKTVTTELVNGAVGTYVW, encoded by the coding sequence ATGAAGCAAAAAATATCTCTGACACTAATTGTCTGGGCCTTTAGCGCCATCTGTTGTAAAGGAAACGGAGGTGATGCCCCCGGTCCTGTAGGCCCGCCACCCGGCCCTCCGGGACCAATAGCCTCTGATGTGGCCTTCTGGTTAACCAAACCGGATAAGTCCGTATTATTCCAGAAACAAAATGTAAGCCTGGTGTTTAAGGATGCCGCCAACGCATTCCCCACCATCACGGTAGATGATACACAATCCTTCCAGGGCATTGATGGTTTTGGTTATACCCTTACGGGAGGAAGTGCCACCCTCATTAATTCCTTATCTCCTGCCAAACAGGATGCGCTCCTGAAAGAATTATTCCTTTGGGACAGTACTTTCATCGGTGTTAGTTACCTCCGTGTAAGCATTGGAGCCTCAGACCTGAGCGCCAGTACTTTCTCCTATAATGATCTGCCTGCGGGGCAAACAGATCCTGATCTGCTGCAGTTTAGCATCAGTAAAGAACAAACAGACCTGATCCCTGTATTGAAGAAGATCGTGGCGCTGAACCCCCATATCAAAATATTGGGTTCACCCTGGAGCGCACCTACCTGGATGAAAACCAATAATGATTTCAAAGGAGGCAGCCTGAAGCCGGAATTTTATGGTGTATATGCAAAATATTTCGTAAAATACATTCAGGCCATGAAAGCGGAAGGTATTACGATCGATGCTATTACTCCCCAGAATGAACCCTTGCATGGCGGAAATAATCCCAGTATGGTGATGCAGGCTGCTGAACAGGCGGCATTCATCAGGGACCACCTGGGGCCAGCCTTCCGGGCGGCGAATATCACAACCAAAATCATTACTTATGATCACAATGCAGATCGCCCTGATTATCCTGCTGATATCCTTAAAGATGCTGGAGCCAGGCAATTTGTGGATGGTTCGGCTTTTCATCTTTATGGTGGTTCTATTTCTGCTTTAACCCAGCTGCACAATGCTTTTCCCGATAAACATATCTACTTCACGGAACAGTGGGTAGGTGGCCCCGGAAATTTTGCAGGAGACCTCCAATGGCACATTTCTACCCTCATTATCGGCGCCACGCGTAACTGGAGCCGTAATGTGCTGGAATGGAACCTCGCCGCAGATGCCAATTATAAACCGCATACAGAAGGAGGATGCACCACCTGCCTCGGTGCCCTCACTATTGGTACAGATGTATCAAGGAATGTAGCCTATTACATCATCGCACACGCATCGAAATTCGTAAGGCCGGGCTCAGTACGTATTGCATCAGACATTTCCGGCAACCTGGAAAATGTGGCATTCAAAACGCCGGATGGAAAAAAAGTACTGATCGTGCTGAATAACGGGAATGCTCCGCAATCGTTTAACATCCGTTTTAATGGAAAAACAGTCACCACGGAACTGGTGAATGGTGCCGTAGGAACCTATGTATGGTAA
- a CDS encoding DUF5916 domain-containing protein, protein MRLYSCLLFCCLFSLPIFAQKKNDAYQLHIRRATSPVKIDGIVDEPAWAASDTATNFYMILPMDTSYAKVRTDVQMTYDDKNIYLLVVNYNGAPGPYMVESLRRDFAFLKNDNFLLFMDPFDDQTNGFSFGANAAGAQWDGLMYDGGKVDLSWENKWSSVVKNYPDKWIFEAAIPFKSIRYKKGITQWGINFGRNDLKTTEKSSWAPVPRQFPSASLAYTGVLVWDVPPPDPGVNVSVIPYLLGGVNKNYENEKDAAFRGDAGLDAKIGITSSLNLDLTVNPDFSQVDVDKQVTNLDRFELFFPERRQFFLENGDQFTNFGYSTIRPFFSRRIGLGVPIHFGARLSGKLNKDWRLGVMNMQTGKQTSTALPAQNFTVAALQRRVFARSNVGFIFINKESLNYNPDKALPGQPVYNRYNRNYGLEYNLASANNFWTGKAMVLKSNTPGRSGKDWVHAANLQYTSRVWNISWQHEYVGNNYNAEVGYVPRKGYIKLNPQITRLFFPKKGALLSHGPQLSTTNFFDEKMKRTDNEVLLSYGMVFRQRNTFTLWSSTSYIKLLQPFDPVNIGKDSLAAGTRHSWNTIGADYVSKPQSLFTYALSTRYGGYYADGKRFTFTGELGYRFQPYVSLALSANYNDIRLPQPWGNQAFWLVGPRVDVTMTNTLFFTGFMQYNEQMKNVNLNTRLQWRYRPASDLFIVYTDNYLPEPYYVKNRALVLKLVYWLNL, encoded by the coding sequence GTGCGACTTTACTCTTGCCTACTTTTCTGTTGTCTGTTCAGCCTGCCCATTTTTGCGCAAAAGAAGAATGATGCCTACCAGCTGCATATCCGCAGGGCAACTTCCCCTGTTAAAATTGACGGTATAGTGGATGAACCAGCCTGGGCTGCATCGGACACGGCTACCAACTTTTACATGATCCTGCCCATGGACACGAGTTATGCAAAAGTGCGTACGGATGTACAAATGACGTATGATGATAAGAATATCTACCTGCTGGTAGTGAATTATAATGGTGCCCCCGGCCCTTACATGGTAGAATCCCTCCGCCGCGACTTCGCCTTCCTGAAGAATGATAACTTCCTGCTTTTCATGGACCCTTTTGATGATCAGACGAATGGTTTCTCCTTTGGTGCCAATGCCGCAGGTGCGCAGTGGGACGGATTGATGTACGATGGCGGGAAGGTAGACCTGAGCTGGGAAAACAAATGGAGTTCCGTAGTAAAGAACTATCCTGACAAATGGATCTTTGAAGCAGCCATCCCTTTCAAATCTATCCGCTATAAAAAAGGTATTACGCAATGGGGCATAAACTTCGGCAGAAATGATCTGAAAACAACAGAGAAAAGCAGCTGGGCACCGGTACCCCGGCAATTTCCTTCTGCTTCCCTGGCTTATACAGGGGTACTCGTTTGGGATGTGCCTCCGCCAGATCCGGGCGTGAATGTATCCGTTATTCCTTACCTGCTGGGTGGTGTGAATAAGAACTATGAGAATGAGAAAGATGCTGCATTCCGTGGAGACGCAGGGCTGGATGCCAAGATAGGCATCACTTCCTCCCTCAACCTGGACCTTACCGTGAACCCTGATTTCTCCCAGGTAGATGTAGATAAACAGGTGACTAACTTAGACCGCTTTGAATTGTTCTTTCCTGAAAGAAGGCAGTTCTTCCTCGAGAATGGGGATCAGTTCACCAACTTTGGCTATTCCACCATCCGTCCGTTCTTTTCACGGCGTATAGGCCTTGGCGTGCCCATTCATTTTGGTGCGCGGTTAAGTGGCAAGCTGAATAAAGACTGGCGCCTGGGCGTGATGAATATGCAAACGGGCAAACAAACTTCTACCGCTTTACCTGCACAGAACTTCACAGTGGCTGCCCTGCAAAGGCGTGTGTTTGCACGTTCCAATGTGGGGTTCATCTTTATCAATAAAGAATCACTGAACTACAACCCGGACAAAGCATTGCCGGGCCAGCCTGTTTACAATCGCTACAACCGCAACTACGGGCTGGAATACAACCTGGCCTCTGCTAATAATTTCTGGACAGGGAAAGCCATGGTGTTAAAATCCAATACACCGGGCAGATCAGGGAAAGACTGGGTGCATGCCGCCAACCTGCAATACACCAGCCGTGTATGGAATATCAGCTGGCAGCATGAATACGTTGGTAACAATTATAATGCAGAAGTGGGTTATGTACCCAGGAAGGGGTATATCAAACTGAACCCGCAGATCACGCGGCTCTTTTTCCCAAAGAAAGGTGCGCTGCTGAGTCATGGACCACAGCTTAGCACTACTAATTTCTTTGATGAAAAAATGAAACGTACGGATAATGAAGTATTGTTATCCTATGGCATGGTGTTCCGTCAGCGCAATACTTTTACGTTATGGAGCTCTACGAGCTATATCAAATTACTGCAACCCTTTGACCCCGTGAATATCGGGAAGGATAGCCTGGCCGCGGGTACACGGCATAGCTGGAACACCATCGGCGCGGATTATGTTTCCAAACCGCAAAGCCTTTTTACGTATGCATTATCCACCCGTTATGGCGGTTATTATGCAGATGGCAAACGCTTTACTTTTACGGGAGAACTGGGGTATCGTTTTCAGCCTTATGTGAGCCTAGCTTTGAGCGCGAACTATAACGACATCCGTTTACCGCAGCCATGGGGCAACCAGGCTTTCTGGCTGGTGGGGCCCCGTGTGGATGTAACCATGACGAATACACTTTTCTTCACAGGTTTTATGCAATACAATGAACAGATGAAGAATGTGAACCTGAATACGCGTTTGCAATGGCGTTACCGGCCCGCTTCAGACCTGTTCATTGTATATACGGACAATTACCTTCCGGAACCTTACTACGTTAAAAACAGGGCTTTGGTGCTTAAACTGGTGTATTGGTTAAACCTCTAG
- a CDS encoding DUF4139 domain-containing protein: protein MKVLWTSFSLCLISISVLAQSPLTGQASLESVTVYRVGAELNHKARISLPKGRSELLINNVANVLDENSLQIAAGANVTIMSATFERNFLKDENKSPAYLKLEDSLKVASRELTKTRNIRTSEENTLVLLDKNQSLHGNSASVAELIKLADYYKTKQLELRNSVALLKEKEVVQEKQVTKIQQQLEELNANPDKNGGQLVLQVMAENAATTDISISYLTPNAYWTVYYDLRSDKTTEPLKILYKANVMQSTGIDWKKVKLTLSTGNPSQNGTAPVLSAWFLRYGTEYQLRGRVAGTQMQNRIQTLEERAAPPAAPLAEMVVTQDKGIADFTTANENQLSATFDIDIPYDIAPTGKQHSVTLKEYTVPARYKYYAVPKADPDAFLMAEITDYEKFNFLPGEANIIFENMYVGKSFIDPNATSDTLNLSVGRDKKVIVKREKITDVAAGVKFLGSQKKQTFTYEIRVRNAKKEPVNLLLKDQYPVSTDKNMEVELLESSDAAVNTETGVLTWKLSIEPGETKKVRLSYSVKYPKDKIIANL, encoded by the coding sequence ATGAAAGTCTTATGGACATCTTTTTCTTTGTGCCTGATCAGCATCAGCGTATTAGCCCAAAGCCCTCTGACAGGGCAAGCCAGCCTTGAATCTGTGACCGTTTACCGGGTAGGGGCGGAATTGAATCACAAGGCCCGTATCAGTCTGCCTAAGGGCAGGAGTGAGTTGCTGATCAACAATGTAGCCAATGTGCTGGACGAAAACAGCCTCCAGATAGCAGCAGGTGCCAACGTGACCATTATGTCCGCCACTTTTGAAAGGAACTTCCTGAAAGATGAAAATAAAAGTCCTGCCTATCTGAAGCTGGAAGACAGCCTGAAAGTAGCCAGCCGGGAACTGACCAAAACCCGTAATATCCGCACTTCAGAAGAAAATACCCTGGTGCTGCTGGATAAGAACCAAAGCCTGCACGGTAACTCCGCTTCCGTAGCTGAGCTGATCAAGCTAGCTGATTACTATAAAACCAAACAATTGGAACTCCGGAACAGTGTTGCCCTTCTGAAGGAAAAAGAAGTAGTGCAGGAAAAGCAGGTAACAAAGATCCAGCAGCAGCTGGAAGAGTTGAACGCCAATCCTGATAAGAATGGCGGGCAGCTGGTATTGCAGGTGATGGCAGAGAATGCAGCCACTACAGATATTTCCATCAGTTACCTCACCCCCAATGCCTACTGGACGGTATACTATGATCTGCGTTCGGATAAAACCACTGAGCCTTTAAAGATCCTTTACAAAGCCAATGTGATGCAATCCACAGGAATAGACTGGAAGAAAGTAAAGCTTACTTTGTCTACGGGTAATCCTTCACAGAATGGCACAGCGCCGGTATTATCCGCCTGGTTCCTCCGTTATGGCACGGAATATCAGCTCCGGGGCCGTGTAGCGGGAACACAGATGCAGAACAGGATCCAAACATTAGAGGAAAGGGCTGCGCCTCCAGCGGCACCTTTAGCAGAAATGGTGGTTACCCAGGATAAAGGTATTGCAGATTTCACCACCGCTAACGAAAACCAGCTCAGTGCCACCTTCGATATTGATATCCCGTACGATATTGCTCCCACCGGCAAACAGCACAGCGTAACACTTAAAGAATACACGGTTCCTGCACGTTACAAATACTATGCAGTACCTAAAGCAGATCCTGATGCCTTCCTGATGGCAGAGATCACGGATTATGAGAAGTTTAACTTTTTACCGGGAGAAGCCAACATTATATTTGAAAACATGTACGTAGGTAAATCGTTCATCGATCCCAATGCTACATCAGATACGCTCAATCTCAGTGTGGGCCGTGATAAGAAAGTGATCGTAAAAAGAGAGAAGATCACGGATGTGGCTGCCGGTGTGAAATTCCTTGGCAGTCAGAAGAAACAAACATTCACTTACGAGATCCGTGTGCGCAACGCCAAGAAAGAACCCGTGAACCTTCTGCTGAAAGATCAGTACCCTGTTTCCACAGATAAGAACATGGAAGTGGAATTACTGGAATCCTCCGATGCAGCCGTGAATACAGAAACCGGTGTGTTGACCTGGAAGCTGAGCATTGAGCCGGGAGAAACAAAGAAAGTGCGGTTAAGTTATTCCGTGAAGTATCCCAAAGATAAGATCATTGCTAATCTGTAA
- a CDS encoding outer membrane protein assembly factor BamB family protein, producing MKHFYLILLCASLGFTANAQDTSFRFALVTDTHVGTETGAEDLERTVADINQQADIAFVIFSGDVTEFGSDEELKLSKSIISKLTKPWHIIPGNHDTKWSESGCNSFRTVYGDETFSFEHKGYLFLGTNCGPNMRMGPGQVPRENIVWLDEQLKKQKNKQQPIIYVNHYPQDSGLNNWYDVLDRLRSRNVKAMLCGHGHVNKAFDFEGKPGIMCRSNLRAKAAIGGYNIISVTADSLHFNERTPGVETRKAWTHVALNGPAWMQNPPRPSYSVNTTYPSVKVKWMVQEAGDMGSAVAIADGKVIYTNTNGDIKAVNLQTGKAAWKYHTQGKIYATPLVYEKYVVVPSTDGKVYCLNIQTGKLAWQQETGKAIVSSAALSGKLAIIAGSDGHCRAWDIPTGKMQWDYDSVKGFVETKPMVYEGKVYFGSWGNKFYALDANTGQPAWTWSNGANNRMFSPAAMWPVAIDQKAYLVSPDRYMTVLNTNTGSELWRFRDTANWVREALGISVDSNRVYAKTMQGNVMAFNARSNAREIVWKSPVEMGYEICPSPINEFNGVVYVAGQSGVVHALSAKDGSLIWQHKFSNCLVNTVQPVNDKMLIASSMDGKLLCLEY from the coding sequence ATGAAACATTTCTATTTAATACTGCTCTGTGCAAGCCTTGGCTTTACTGCCAATGCACAGGATACCAGCTTTCGTTTTGCCCTTGTAACGGATACGCATGTAGGAACGGAAACCGGCGCTGAAGACCTGGAACGTACCGTAGCAGATATCAACCAGCAGGCGGATATTGCTTTTGTGATCTTTTCCGGGGATGTAACGGAATTTGGCTCTGATGAAGAGTTGAAACTTTCCAAAAGCATTATCAGCAAACTTACCAAACCCTGGCATATCATCCCGGGCAACCATGATACCAAATGGTCTGAAAGCGGCTGTAATTCTTTCCGTACTGTTTACGGCGATGAAACCTTCAGCTTTGAGCATAAAGGGTACCTGTTCTTAGGTACCAATTGCGGACCTAATATGCGCATGGGGCCAGGCCAGGTGCCAAGGGAAAATATTGTCTGGCTGGATGAACAATTAAAAAAACAAAAGAACAAACAGCAGCCCATCATCTATGTGAACCATTATCCGCAGGACAGTGGGCTGAATAACTGGTATGATGTGCTGGACCGCCTCCGCAGCAGGAATGTGAAAGCTATGCTTTGCGGCCATGGACACGTGAATAAAGCATTTGACTTTGAAGGAAAACCCGGCATCATGTGCCGCTCCAACCTTCGGGCCAAAGCGGCGATCGGTGGCTACAACATTATATCTGTAACGGCAGATTCCCTGCATTTCAATGAACGCACACCGGGTGTGGAAACACGCAAGGCCTGGACGCATGTGGCATTGAATGGCCCGGCCTGGATGCAAAACCCGCCCCGCCCCTCTTACAGCGTGAACACCACCTACCCTTCCGTGAAAGTGAAATGGATGGTACAGGAAGCTGGTGATATGGGCAGTGCTGTGGCAATTGCAGATGGAAAAGTGATCTACACCAATACCAACGGAGATATTAAGGCGGTGAACCTGCAAACAGGTAAAGCCGCCTGGAAATATCACACACAGGGAAAAATATACGCCACACCGTTAGTATATGAAAAATATGTGGTGGTACCCTCTACTGATGGTAAAGTGTACTGCCTCAATATACAAACCGGTAAACTGGCCTGGCAGCAGGAAACAGGCAAAGCGATCGTTTCCTCCGCCGCATTATCCGGCAAACTGGCAATCATAGCTGGTTCCGACGGGCATTGCAGGGCGTGGGACATCCCTACCGGCAAAATGCAATGGGACTACGATAGCGTGAAAGGTTTTGTGGAAACGAAACCGATGGTGTATGAAGGAAAAGTATATTTCGGCTCCTGGGGTAATAAGTTCTATGCATTGGATGCCAATACCGGCCAGCCTGCATGGACGTGGAGCAATGGCGCCAATAACAGGATGTTCTCCCCTGCTGCCATGTGGCCCGTAGCCATTGATCAAAAGGCCTACCTCGTTTCACCGGACAGGTATATGACCGTATTGAATACCAATACCGGTAGTGAGTTATGGCGTTTCAGGGATACGGCCAACTGGGTGCGTGAAGCATTGGGTATATCCGTAGACAGCAATCGTGTATATGCTAAAACCATGCAGGGAAATGTGATGGCCTTTAATGCAAGGAGTAATGCAAGAGAGATCGTATGGAAATCTCCTGTAGAAATGGGTTATGAGATCTGCCCTTCTCCTATCAATGAATTTAACGGGGTAGTGTATGTTGCAGGGCAGTCCGGTGTGGTGCATGCATTATCTGCCAAAGATGGTTCGCTGATCTGGCAGCATAAGTTCTCTAATTGTTTAGTGAACACGGTGCAGCCAGTGAATGATAAGATGCTGATCGCCTCTTCCATGGATGGGAAATTATTGTGTTTAGAATATTAA
- a CDS encoding cupin domain-containing protein: MKPVSFQDLPSRETLPGMTGRFMHGEKHTLAYWEAKAGTLLPVHQHPHEQMTYLLSGTLEMELDGVVHTLQAHDVVLIPSNVAHGGKAITDCRLIDSFSPVREDYK, from the coding sequence ATGAAACCTGTATCCTTCCAAGACCTTCCTTCCCGCGAAACATTACCGGGCATGACAGGCAGATTCATGCATGGAGAAAAACATACACTGGCTTACTGGGAAGCGAAAGCAGGCACTTTATTGCCGGTACACCAGCATCCGCATGAGCAGATGACCTACCTGCTTTCCGGCACGCTGGAAATGGAGCTGGATGGTGTTGTGCATACCTTACAGGCACATGATGTGGTATTGATCCCCTCCAACGTGGCGCATGGCGGAAAAGCCATTACTGATTGCCGTTTAATTGATTCTTTCAGTCCTGTCAGAGAAGATTACAAATGA
- a CDS encoding tetratricopeptide repeat protein, translated as MIQRAILLLQQRKYKEAENILNNLFAQDPNDVNVISIICEVKIQQNKYTEALNLVNTAIGLNPGLSHLFYVRARIYVHEDKYDLAEKDLQQAISLDPDDADYFALYALLKLDRKQFEAALQLADAALERDPENINALNARSTALLKLDRKEESFSSIEGSLRQDPHNAYTHANYGWGLLEKGSPKEALYHFTEALRIDPSLQLAQSGMIEALKAKYFLYRVFLKYAFWMGNLTAKYQWGVIIGIFFVSRALRFIAASYPAFEPFLYPVIILIAIFAFSTWIITPLSNLFLRLNKYGKHLLDRDEIISSNFVGVSAVTAIAGGALYLATGQEYMLTIVIVGVSMMVPLSSMFNSVKNRTLLIIYTSVLAVLGIAGIVTGILSKELINGFTLAYLVGVMLFSWLANYLVIKEQNR; from the coding sequence ATGATACAACGCGCTATCCTGCTTTTGCAGCAGCGTAAGTACAAAGAGGCGGAGAACATCCTGAACAATCTTTTTGCGCAGGACCCGAATGATGTGAATGTGATCAGCATCATTTGTGAAGTAAAGATCCAGCAGAATAAATATACAGAGGCTTTAAACCTGGTAAACACTGCAATCGGTTTAAACCCGGGGCTAAGCCATCTCTTTTATGTGCGTGCACGCATTTATGTGCATGAAGATAAATACGACCTCGCGGAGAAGGACTTGCAGCAGGCCATTTCACTTGATCCGGACGATGCGGATTATTTTGCTTTATACGCTTTGCTGAAGCTGGACAGGAAACAGTTTGAAGCGGCACTGCAACTGGCGGATGCAGCGTTGGAGCGCGATCCTGAAAACATCAATGCCCTCAATGCACGCAGCACCGCTTTGCTGAAACTAGACCGGAAAGAAGAATCCTTCAGCAGCATAGAAGGCTCCCTGCGGCAGGACCCTCATAATGCCTACACCCATGCGAATTACGGCTGGGGTTTGCTGGAAAAAGGCTCTCCGAAAGAAGCGTTGTATCATTTCACGGAAGCATTACGCATTGATCCCAGCCTCCAACTGGCACAGTCCGGCATGATAGAAGCATTGAAAGCAAAGTATTTCCTGTACAGGGTATTTTTGAAGTATGCATTCTGGATGGGCAACCTCACCGCCAAATATCAATGGGGTGTGATCATCGGTATCTTTTTCGTTTCCCGCGCCCTGCGTTTCATTGCAGCCAGCTACCCGGCGTTTGAACCTTTCCTGTATCCCGTTATCATCCTCATTGCCATCTTTGCTTTTTCTACCTGGATCATTACTCCCCTGAGCAACCTCTTCCTGCGGTTGAATAAATACGGAAAACATTTGCTGGACAGGGATGAGATCATCTCTTCCAACTTTGTAGGTGTGAGTGCCGTAACGGCCATAGCAGGAGGCGCATTATATCTTGCCACCGGGCAGGAATATATGCTTACGATCGTGATCGTAGGCGTTTCCATGATGGTGCCCCTCAGCTCCATGTTCAATTCCGTTAAGAACAGGACCTTACTGATCATCTATACCAGCGTACTGGCGGTATTAGGCATAGCAGGCATCGTTACCGGAATACTCAGCAAAGAACTGATCAACGGATTTACATTGGCCTACCTGGTTGGGGTGATGTTATTCTCCTGGCTGGCAAATTATTTAGTCATAAAAGAACAAAACAGATAA
- a CDS encoding AAA family ATPase → MTQSTIDSLREALKFSPENVPLRLHLAETLYQLNRLDEAEQEYLAALGIENNEKGLIGLANVYFKKEAYATCNVILEDLLKSHPDNPEILLLYAKSSLRENAWDNAREAYQKILEGDPHFSDEELDAKLRVRQQFQAEENGDDEDGISLFMQKPDIDFSDVSGMQQVKKEIEIKIIQPLKHPDLYKAYGKKTGGSILLYGPPGCGKTMIAKATAGQVNARFINVGLNDILDMWMGNSEKNLHRIFEYARKNTPCVLFFDEIDALGASRSDMKQSSGRHLINQFLQELDGVENSNEGVLILGATNIPWHLDPAFRRPGRFDRIIFVPPPDQEARAAMLQLKLKGKPAEQIDYEGLSKNIPEFSGADIGAIIDMAIEEKLEASFQGGIPLPLSTKDLLQAAKKHKASTKEWFAIAKNFALYANDAGLYDDILHYMKIKK, encoded by the coding sequence ATGACACAAAGTACCATAGACAGCTTAAGAGAAGCATTGAAATTCTCGCCGGAGAATGTGCCACTGAGACTTCACCTTGCGGAAACCCTGTACCAGCTGAACAGGTTAGACGAGGCAGAACAGGAATACCTGGCTGCGCTGGGCATCGAAAATAACGAAAAAGGCCTGATAGGCCTGGCCAATGTATACTTTAAAAAAGAGGCCTACGCTACCTGTAATGTGATCCTGGAAGATCTGCTCAAAAGTCATCCGGACAACCCGGAAATATTGTTATTATACGCTAAATCTTCCCTGCGTGAGAACGCCTGGGATAATGCACGTGAAGCTTACCAGAAAATATTGGAAGGCGATCCGCACTTTTCTGATGAAGAGCTGGATGCCAAACTGCGGGTACGCCAGCAATTCCAGGCGGAAGAAAATGGCGATGATGAGGATGGCATTTCCCTTTTTATGCAGAAGCCGGATATCGACTTCTCTGATGTGAGTGGTATGCAACAGGTAAAGAAAGAGATCGAAATAAAGATCATCCAGCCACTGAAACATCCTGATCTGTATAAAGCCTACGGTAAAAAAACAGGAGGAAGCATCCTGCTTTACGGCCCTCCGGGTTGCGGAAAAACAATGATCGCCAAAGCCACTGCCGGCCAGGTGAATGCGCGTTTCATCAACGTAGGGCTGAACGATATACTGGATATGTGGATGGGCAACAGTGAAAAGAACCTGCACCGCATCTTTGAATATGCCAGGAAGAACACACCCTGTGTATTGTTCTTTGACGAAATAGATGCATTGGGCGCCAGCAGAAGTGATATGAAACAATCTTCCGGCAGGCACCTGATCAACCAGTTCCTGCAGGAGCTGGACGGTGTGGAGAATTCAAATGAAGGTGTGCTGATATTGGGTGCCACCAATATCCCCTGGCACCTGGACCCTGCATTCCGCCGCCCCGGCCGGTTCGACAGGATCATTTTTGTGCCGCCGCCAGACCAGGAAGCCCGTGCAGCCATGCTGCAGCTGAAGCTGAAAGGCAAACCGGCGGAACAAATAGATTACGAAGGATTAAGTAAAAATATACCGGAGTTTTCCGGCGCCGATATCGGGGCCATTATTGATATGGCCATAGAAGAAAAACTGGAAGCATCTTTCCAGGGCGGCATTCCGCTTCCCCTGAGTACAAAGGACCTGCTGCAGGCAGCAAAAAAACACAAAGCCAGTACAAAGGAATGGTTTGCCATTGCCAAGAACTTCGCTTTGTATGCCAACGATGCCGGTTTGTACGACGATATCCTTCATTATATGAAAATCAAAAAGTAA